In Arthrobacter citreus, a single genomic region encodes these proteins:
- a CDS encoding spore gernimation protein GerPD, with the protein MILNVTNCNLQVEDIKFTAISSSSLFLIGDAHNISLSSIFDTPPESLIIGPFVPLSVS; encoded by the coding sequence ATGATTTTAAATGTAACAAATTGCAATTTACAAGTAGAGGATATTAAGTTTACAGCCATTTCTTCGTCTTCATTATTTTTGATTGGAGATGCTCATAACATTTCACTTTCTTCTATATTTGACACACCACCAGAATCGTTAATTATTGGACCATTTGTACCTTTATCTGTAAGCTAA
- a CDS encoding spore germination protein GerPE, protein MFQIDPRIRLAAVQRYDVNTVLFSSILQFGDVFSINAESNALALQEEGNILADPNKDIFEIYPIFKVIPKHLPYVPNVELNRVNLNPTIQVGSINYNGISSSSASIIGSVHNATMLARVHQIRHFTSSPTIHYQTPTHTQGQPTFSQLFQPLMTQPMQPYESEVLVQPTVPVTPAVTAHTVVPVAPVVPVVHTVVPIVPSVPAVPARSKEPTEPKLTD, encoded by the coding sequence ATGTTTCAAATTGATCCAAGGATTCGTTTAGCTGCTGTACAAAGATACGATGTAAATACAGTCCTATTTTCAAGTATTTTACAGTTTGGTGATGTATTTTCAATAAATGCAGAGTCAAACGCTCTTGCTTTACAAGAAGAAGGGAACATATTAGCTGATCCAAACAAAGATATTTTTGAAATTTATCCTATTTTTAAAGTAATTCCAAAACATCTTCCATATGTTCCTAATGTGGAATTAAATCGAGTAAATCTTAACCCTACTATACAGGTTGGTTCAATTAATTATAATGGTATAAGTTCCTCTAGCGCTTCCATTATTGGTTCAGTTCATAACGCTACAATGTTAGCCCGTGTTCATCAAATACGACATTTCACTTCATCACCTACCATACACTACCAAACGCCAACACACACTCAAGGTCAACCTACTTTTTCTCAACTTTTCCAACCACTCATGACACAACCAATGCAACCATATGAATCAGAAGTTCTTGTTCAACCAACTGTTCCAGTTACACCGGCAGTAACAGCACACACCGTAGTACCAGTCGCACCTGTAGTTCCGGTAGTACACACCGTTGTCCCAATCGTTCCTTCTGTACCCGCAGTACCAGCTCGATCAAAAGAACCAACCGAACCAAAATTAACAGATTAA